In Phormidium ambiguum IAM M-71, a single genomic region encodes these proteins:
- a CDS encoding ABC transporter permease, giving the protein MDLIELNPIDIVVSLGLIAVAIGLSATQKLGLEWSIARGTIQTIVQLLVVGYFLAAAFEFNNPWAVLLVVAVMLTIAATVARNRVNKRIPQILPIVWLSLLISTTLTLVYINLLVLQPKPWYEPQYFIPLAGILLGNAMNGAAIALERFTSSLNSNRLEIETHLSLGATPQQAVTLYRKEAIKAAMIPNLNTMLVVGVVTLPGTFTGQLLSGVYPLNAALYQMLILFIQLFATLITTVLVTQGISRQVFNSAEQLKI; this is encoded by the coding sequence GTGGATTTAATTGAACTTAATCCCATTGATATAGTTGTATCCTTGGGTCTAATCGCTGTTGCGATTGGCTTGTCGGCTACGCAAAAGTTAGGTTTGGAATGGTCGATCGCCAGAGGCACGATTCAAACGATCGTACAATTGTTAGTCGTAGGCTATTTTCTGGCAGCAGCTTTCGAGTTTAATAATCCTTGGGCAGTTTTATTGGTTGTAGCTGTAATGCTCACAATCGCTGCTACAGTTGCCCGTAATCGGGTTAACAAAAGAATACCGCAAATTTTGCCGATCGTCTGGCTTTCTTTGTTAATCAGTACTACTTTAACTCTGGTTTACATTAATCTTTTAGTCCTGCAACCGAAGCCTTGGTACGAACCTCAGTATTTTATCCCTTTAGCCGGAATTTTACTCGGAAATGCCATGAATGGTGCGGCTATTGCTTTAGAACGTTTTACTAGTTCTCTAAACTCTAACCGTTTAGAAATTGAAACTCATCTCAGTTTGGGTGCAACTCCGCAACAAGCTGTTACTTTGTATCGCAAAGAAGCAATAAAAGCCGCTATGATTCCTAATTTAAATACTATGTTGGTTGTCGGTGTGGTCACTTTACCGGGAACTTTTACCGGACAACTTTTAAGTGGAGTTTACCCTTTAAACGCGGCTCTTTATCAAATGCTAATTTTGTTTATTCAATTATTTGCTACTTTGATTACTACTGTTTTAGTAACTCAAGGCATTTCTCGGCAAGTTTTTAATTCCGCAGAACAGCTGAAAATTTAA
- a CDS encoding SGNH/GDSL hydrolase family protein, which yields MQKSAKMFRLAWILAVTTLLTSLVLNIILFIGARHYYLLLNQTTLDPLGLEYFTGNLKPSDVDKSTAKVVFFGDSRAEAWAFFREIKGFAVVNRGVSGQTSTQVLGRFEKQVLPLRPQIILVQVGVNDLKAIALFPDRKTTIVTNCKTNIQEIVKRSRSLGATVILTTIFPPGEIPLIRKPFWSSEIDRAITEVNSYIYSLKAPNVIILDSYSLLNQNQKNQYYRDSLHLNSKGYEILNKELTKVLTKVKTAQ from the coding sequence ATGCAAAAATCAGCAAAAATGTTTCGCTTAGCCTGGATTTTAGCTGTAACTACTTTGTTAACGTCATTAGTTCTAAATATAATTTTATTTATAGGAGCAAGACATTATTATTTACTACTTAATCAAACTACCTTAGATCCTCTAGGATTGGAGTATTTCACAGGTAATTTAAAACCATCTGATGTAGATAAATCAACGGCTAAAGTAGTATTTTTTGGGGATTCACGAGCCGAAGCTTGGGCTTTTTTTCGTGAAATTAAAGGTTTTGCTGTTGTCAATCGGGGAGTTTCTGGTCAAACTTCTACCCAAGTTTTAGGGCGTTTTGAAAAGCAAGTTTTGCCATTACGCCCCCAAATTATACTTGTTCAAGTAGGCGTGAACGATTTAAAAGCTATAGCACTGTTTCCCGATCGCAAAACCACGATCGTCACCAATTGTAAAACCAATATTCAGGAAATTGTCAAGCGATCGCGTTCTCTCGGTGCTACAGTTATTCTGACAACTATTTTCCCACCTGGAGAAATACCGTTAATCAGAAAACCATTTTGGTCATCAGAGATCGATCGCGCTATTACCGAAGTTAACTCATACATATATTCTTTGAAAGCGCCAAATGTAATTATATTAGATAGCTATTCACTATTAAATCAAAATCAAAAAAATCAATATTACCGAGACAGCTTACACTTGAATAGCAAAGGATACGAAATTTTAAATAAAGAACTAACAAAAGTGCTAACTAAAGTTAAAACTGCGCAATGA
- a CDS encoding siphovirus Gp157 family protein, with amino-acid sequence MESKTPPNSSEQRRTLFSISDDINELTRLLDDIEDDDLESEQLITSWLENLGEERDRKLDNYAALISELEAKAEVRKKEAQRLAKLATSDEKKATMLKERLKWFFEINKLKTLETARYKLSLTRSGGKQPLILNETIPPAELPEKFQKIHVEPDKTAIRAALEAGEELDFARLGDRTSNMRIR; translated from the coding sequence ATGGAAAGTAAAACACCACCAAACTCATCAGAACAGCGACGCACTTTATTTAGTATTTCTGATGATATCAATGAGTTAACTAGGTTGCTAGATGATATAGAAGATGACGATCTTGAAAGCGAACAGTTAATTACTAGTTGGTTGGAAAATTTAGGAGAAGAACGCGATCGCAAATTAGATAACTATGCAGCTTTAATTTCTGAATTAGAAGCCAAAGCCGAAGTCAGAAAGAAAGAAGCTCAACGCTTAGCTAAGCTTGCTACTAGTGATGAAAAAAAGGCTACAATGCTCAAAGAAAGACTAAAATGGTTTTTTGAAATCAATAAGTTAAAAACTTTAGAAACTGCACGTTACAAATTATCTTTAACCCGAAGTGGTGGTAAACAACCATTAATTTTAAATGAAACAATTCCTCCCGCTGAGTTACCAGAAAAATTTCAAAAAATTCACGTCGAACCGGATAAAACAGCTATTAGAGCCGCTTTAGAAGCAGGAGAAGAATTAGATTTTGCTCGGTTAGGCGATCGTACTTCTAATATGAGAATCCGATAA